Proteins co-encoded in one Conger conger chromosome 4, fConCon1.1, whole genome shotgun sequence genomic window:
- the alg14 gene encoding UDP-N-acetylglucosamine transferase subunit ALG14 homolog — MAMFGGVIAGICFIVFVFAIRLLIVVRKGSECKPGKKGSVSLLVVAGSGGHTTEVLRLVESLSHAYSPRHYVIADTDKMSEDKIRTLETSKNEMDAQAKFTIHRIPRSREVRQSWSSSLLTTLNALLYSVPLVFKLRPDMVLCNGPGTCVPLCVAGLLLGAAGMKKVLIVYVESICRVQTLSLSGKILYYLSDYFFVQWSTLKDKYPGSIYMGRIV; from the exons ATGGCAATGTTTGGGGGAGTTATCGCTGGAATATGTTTTATAGTATTCGTTTTTGCTATACGTTTATTGATTGTTGTGAGGAAGGGATCAGAATGCAAACCAGGAAAGAAGGGCTCTGTCAGCTTGCTCGTTGTCGCAGGATCAG GAGGTCACACCACAGAGGTTCTGCGCTTGGTGGAGAGTCTCTCTCATGCATATAGCCCCCGTCATTACGTCATCGCTGACACGGATAAAATGAGTGAAGACAAGATCCGAACCCTGGAAACTTCGAAAAATGAAATGGATGCACAAGCAAAG TTCACCATTCATCGAATCCCTCGTAGCCGTGAGGTGCGTCAGTCCTGGAGCTCCTCTCTTCTCACCACTCTGAATGCCCTCCTCTACTCAGTTCCACTGGTCTTCAAGCTCAGGCCAGATATG GTGCTGTGCAACGGCCCAGGGACGTGTGTCCCCCTATGCGTGGCAGGGCTGCTCCTGGGGGCCGCGGGGATGAAGAAGGTCCTCATCGTCTACGTGGAGAGCATCTGCCGAGTCcagaccctctccctctccggaaAGATCCTCTACTATCTCTCGGATTACTTCTTTGTGCAGTGGTCGACCCTAAAAGACAAATATCCCGGATCGATTTACATGGGAAGGATAGTCTGA